One genomic segment of Brassica napus cultivar Da-Ae chromosome A3, Da-Ae, whole genome shotgun sequence includes these proteins:
- the LOC125606845 gene encoding peroxisomal fatty acid beta-oxidation multifunctional protein AIM1-like, translated as MAKKMGVTMEVGNDGVAVITISNPPVNSLASPIISRLKEKFQDANHRSDVKAIVLTENGGRFSGGFNINVFQQVHKTGTQAALLVLTKTTQFISSSPCFGLKQ; from the exons ATGGCGAAGAAGATGGGAGTGACGATGGAAGTAGGGAACGATGGCGTTGCTGTGATCACCATTTCGAATCCTCCTGTTAACTCTCTGGCCAGCCCAA ttatttctAGGTTGAAGGAGAAGTTTCAAGATGCGAATCATAGGAGTGATGTTAAGGCCATCGTCTTGACag AGAACGGTGGAAGATTCTCGGGTGGTTTCAACATCAATGTTTTCCAGCAAGTGCATAAGACTGGTACACAAGCGGCATTACTGGTATTAACAAAGACGACGCAGTTCATCTCTTCCAGTCCATGCTTCGGTCTGAAGCAATGA
- the LOC106438136 gene encoding ethanolamine-phosphate cytidylyltransferase, giving the protein MAWQKEKIVGSCFAVGAAFAVGASFLHLFLKGELPLGLGLGLPFAPFRKRKPVRVYMDGCFDMMHYGHCNALRQARALGDQLVVGVVSDEEIIANKGPPVTPLHERMIMVKAVKWVDEVIPDAPYAITEEFMKRLFDEYQIDYIIHGDDPCVLPDGTDAYALAKKAGRYKQIKRTEGVSSTDIVGRMLLCVRERSNSQSHSSLQRQFSHGHNSPRFEDGASSAGGTRVSHFLPTSRRIVQFSNGKGPGPGARIIYIDGAFDLFHAGHVEILRRARELGDFLLVGIHNDQTVSGKRGAQHPIMNLHERSLSVLACRYVDEVIIGAPWEVSKDTITTFDIWKVVHGTVAESDDFQKEEGNPYAVPKSMGIFEVLESPLDISTSTIIKRIVANHEAYQKRNLKKEASEKKYYEQKSFVTGD; this is encoded by the exons ATGGCGTGGCAAAAAGAGAAGATCGTCGGAAGCTGCTTCGCCGTCGGAGCCGCCTTCGCCGTCGGAGCTTCCTTCCTCCACCTCTTCCTCAAAGGCGAGCTCCCCTTAGGCTTAGGCCTAGGTCTACCCTTCGCTCCCTTCAGGAAACGAAAGCCAGTCCGCGTCTACATGGACGGATGCTTCGACATGATGCACTACGGCCACTGCAACGCGCTCCGGCAGGCGCGTGCTCTCGGCGACCAATTGGTCGTCGGCGTCGTCAGCGACGAGGAGATCATAGCTAATAAAGGACCTCCCGTCACGCCTCTTCACGAGAG gaTGATAATGGTGAAGGCTGTTAAGTGGGTGGATGAGGTTATTCCCGATGCTCCTTACGCGATCACGGAGGAGTTCATGAAGAGGTTGTTTGATGAGTATCAGATTGATTACATTATCCATGGGGATGATCCTTGCGTTCTTCCTGATGGAACTGATGCTTATGCCTTGGCTAAGAAGGCTGGGAGGTATAAGCAGATCAAGCGTACTGAAGGAGTTTCCAGCACTGATATCGTTG GTCGTATGCTTCTCTGTGTAAGAGAGAGATCGAACAGTCAGAGTCATTCGTCTCTGCAAAGGCAGTTTAGCCATGGCCATAATAGCCCAAGGTTTGAGGACGGAGCTTCTTCTGCTGGTGGTACTCGCGTCTCACATTTTCTTCCTACTTCCCGCAGGATCGTTCAGTTCTCCAATGGCAAG GGGCCAGGGCCTGGTGCACGCATAATTTACATAGATGGTGCGTTTGATCTTTTCCATGCTGGCCATGTTGAG ATTCTCAGGCGTGCTCGAGAGCTGGGAGACTTTCTTCTTGTTGGAATACATAATGACCAGACTGTCAG TGGTAAAAGAGGAGCGCAACACCCAATCATGAATCTCCATGAAAGAAGCTTAAGTGTTCTGGCATGCCGCTATGTAGATGAGGTGATAATTGGTGCTCCATGGGAAGTGTCAAAAGATACG ATCACGACATTTGACATTTGGAAAGTGGTTCATGGGACAGTAGCCGAGAGCGATGATTTTCAAAAG GAGGAAGGTAACCCGTATGCTGTACCAAAAAGCATGGGCATATTCGAAGTACTAGAAAGCCCTCTTGATATCTCAACCTCCACCATAATCAAGAGGATTGTAGCAAACCATGAAGCTTATCAG AAACGTAATTTGAAAAAGGAAGCTAGTGAGAAGAAGTACTATGAGCAGAAGTCTTTTGTGACCGGTGACTAA
- the LOC106438138 gene encoding 7-methylguanosine phosphate-specific 5'-nucleotidase A has translation MPRASLISCCTRFHAPTTRLSLFRRSHHNKLTPSSPRCFSHNDCRHQMEQLDLSANTVIDHPRALTDKTTLIRDAGPSKFQVIADFDGTLTRYRVNGVRGQSSHGILQQGNADYDAKREALYEHYHPLEFSPLIPLEDKTKLMEEWWSKTHNLLIEGGLTFDAIKDSVANSSIAFRDGVAELFEFLEEKEIPVLIFSAGLADVIEEVLRQKLHRTFKNVKIVSNRMVFDDDGRLVSFKGKLIHVLNKNEHALDMAAPLHDQLGVDNGGEGEENAYVKQRTNVLLLGDHMGDLRMSDGLNYESRISFGFLNDNVEKSLESYRKAFDIVYLNDAPMWGALEIASQLFPTEAS, from the exons ATGCCGAGAGCATCTCTGATAAGCTGCTGCACGCGCTTTCACGCGCCGACAACTCGTCTTTCTTTATTCCGCCGTAGTCACCACAACAAGCTCACACCTTCATCTCCTCGCTGCTTCAGCCACAAC GATTGCAGACATCAAATGGAGCAGCTTGATCTCTCTGCCAACACTGTGATTGATCATCCTCGAGCTCTCACTGATAAAACAACCCTAATCCGTGACGCGGGTCCTTCCAAATTTCAG GTTATTGCAGACTTCGATGGGACTTTAACGAGATACAGAGTCAATGGAGTTCGAGGCCAGA GCAGCCATGGGATCTTGCAGCAAGGAAACGCAGATTACGATGCTAAGAGGGAAGCATTGTATGAACACTATCATCCTCTTGAGTTCTCTCCTCTCATTCCCCTTGAAGATAAAACCAAACTCATGGAAGAATG GTGGAGTAAAACTCATAATCTACTCATTGAGGGAGGTTTAACATTTGATGCAATCAAGGATTCTGTTGCTAATTCTTCCATAGCTTTTAGAGATGGTGTGGCTGagctttttgaatttttggag GAAAAGGAGATCccagttttgattttttcagCAGGGCTTGCTGATGTTATTGAAGAG GTTTTGAGGCAGAAGCTTCATAGAACATTCAAGAATGTAAAGATTGTGTCCAACAGGATGGTCTTCGATGATGATGGACGGCTTGTGTCTTTTAAAG GAAAGCTTATTCACGTGCTAAACAAGAATGAACACGCTTTAGACATGGCTGCTCCACTCCACGACCAACTTGGTGTTGACAATGGTGGGGAAGGTGAAGAGAATGCGTACGTGAAACAAAGAACAAACGTTTTGCTTCTAGGAGACCATATGGGGGATCTGAGGATGTCTGATGGTTTGAATTACGAGTCTCGAATATCTTTTGGATTCCT GAATGATAACGTTGAGAAGAGTCTTGAAAGCTACCGTAAGGCCTTTGATATCGTTTATCTT aatgatgcACCTATGTGGGGAGCTCTGGAGATTGCTTCTCAGTTATTTCCAACAGAAGCTAGTTAA
- the LOC106443599 gene encoding uncharacterized protein LOC106443599 — protein sequence MMMMVMENEFQERSNLNINDIDLSLLRLSSPPPYDYSRSSFLSAASPDDIISPLKRSSPVSDESDQPKRRRVSLQDPIFIASPLSSTYPETQPSSIDDPPVPEKQETSPYDSKSLETERMKMVNNHVEEITHEETNYDTYEEIYREETNYDAYEKQQEEEEKEEECGEGMRIERSGDGFVIRLKCRCKLAYRVLFSDHHLYFKSL from the exons atgatgatgatggtgatggaaAACGAGTTTCAAGAACGTAGCAACCTCAACATCAACGACAttgatctctctctcctccgcCTCTCCTCCCCACCACCTTACGACTACTCTCGCTCCTCCTTCCTCTCCGCCGCTTCTCCTGATGATATCATCAGCCCCTTGAAACGCTCCTCCCCTGTTTCCGACGAGTCAGATCAGCCCAAACGCAGGAGAGTCTCCCTCCAAGACCCGATCTTTATCGCGTCTCCTCTCAGCTCCACTTACCCGGAAACCCAACCTTCCTCCATCGACGACCCACCTGTTCCGGAGAAGCAAGAAACGTCGCCGTATGATTCCAAGAGTCTTGAAACAGAG AGGATGAAGATGGTTAACAATCACGTGGAGGAGATCACTCACGAAGAGACTAACTATGATACTTATGAAGAGATCTACCGAGAAGAGACTAACTATGATGCTTATGAG AAGCagcaagaagaggaggaaaaagaagaagagtgtgGAGAAGGGATGAGGATAGAGAGATCTGGAGATGGGTTTGTAATTAGATTGAAGTGTAGATGCAAGCTGGCTTACAGGGTTCTCTTCTCTGATCATCACCTCTACTTCAAGTCCCTCTAA
- the LOC106443596 gene encoding uncharacterized protein LOC106443596: protein MFANRMSVVGVHRIAPSLLPLSPHTPRASSGVSSLSIAANQSVVHRIHRLVTYFSQSASHHKRPDDAEAEASVGEGETLDKNVTRRKNPFVSEELLMKLKRYGLSGVLSYGLLNTVYYSTAFLLVWFYVAPAPGKMGYLAAAERFVKVMAMVWAGSQVTKLVRIGGAVALAPIVDRGLSWFTVKYKFESQGKAFGAIVGICLGLALMLFLVVTLLWA, encoded by the exons ATGTTTGCAAACCGGATGAGTGTGGTCGGCGTCCACCGTATAGCACCTTCTCTACTTCCG CTTTCTCCCCATACTCCACGCGCGTCCTCCGGTGTCTCCTCTCTCAGCATCGCCGCCAATCAATCCGTAGTCCACCGTATCCACCGCCTGGTTACCTACTTTAGTCAAAGT GCTTCCCACCATAAACGACCTGATGATGCTGAAGCTGAAGCTTCCGTTGGTGAAG gagAAACGTTGGATAAGAATGTGACACGCAGGAAGAACCCCTTCGTTTCAGAAGA GCTTCTCATGAAATTGAAGAGATATGGATTATCTGGAGTATTGTCATATGGTTTACTTAATACAGTCTATTACAGCACAGCTTTCCTGTTGGTGTG GTTTTATGTCGCCCCAGCACCTGGGAAAATGGGTTATCTCGCTGCAGCTGAGAG ATTCGTTAAAGTGATGGCCATGGTCTGGGCTGGAAGCCAAGTTACTAAGCTCGTCAGAATAGGAGG GGCAGTGGCACTTGCACCTATTGTTGATAGAGGATTGTCTTGGTTTACAGTTAAATACAAGTTTGAAAGTCAGGGAAAA GCTTTCGGCGCAATTGTTGGGATATGTCTTGGTCTGGCTTTGATGCTGTTTCTTGTTGTGACACTGCTCTGGGCTTAG
- the LOC125575110 gene encoding uncharacterized protein At2g38710-like, with amino-acid sequence MANREMAVYCFDTLVSHYNNEETPPPAFDDANHPLFVTWKKIVNGGEPRLRGCIGTLEARRLISGFKDYALTSALRDRRFPPIQSKELPFLQCTVSVLTDYETADDYLDWEVGKHGIIIEFTEPVSNTKRSATYLPEVPAHEGWTKIEAIDSLVRKAGYSGEITESVRRRIRLTRYQSTLFSMHYSEYLSYVKATRGGVAPAINGTSKPAMAFS; translated from the exons atggcgAACAGAGAGATGGCAGTGTACTGTTTCGACACTTTGGTCTCTCACTACAACAACGAGGAGACTCCTCCACCTGCCTTTGACGACGCCAATCA TCCGTTGTTTGTGACGTGGAAGAAAATAGTGAATGGAGGGGAGCCTCGATTGCGTGGATGTATTGGTACACTGGAAGCACGCCGCTTGATCAGTGGCTTCAAGGATTATGCCTTGACCAG TGCCCTGAGGGATCGTAGGTTCCCACCAATACAGTCCAAAGAACTGCCATTTCTGCAATGTACCGTCTCTGTCTTGACTGATTATGAAACTGCTGACGATTATCTTGATTGGGAG GTGGGAAAGCATGGTATAATCATTGAGTTCACTGAACCTGTGTCTAACACAAAGCGAAGCGCCACGTATTTGCCTGAGGTCCCAGCTCATGAAG GCTGGACAAAGATAGAGGCAATAGATTCGCTGGTGCGTAAAGCAGGATACAGCGGTGAAATAACTGAATCAGTGCGTAGGAGAATCCGTCTAACTCGTTACCAGAGTACATTATTCAGCATGCACTATAGTGAATACCTTTCGTACGTGAAGGCCACGAGAGGCGGTGTTGCCCCAGCTATTAACGGGACCAGCAAGCCCGCCATGGCCTTTTCTTGA
- the LOC125606846 gene encoding haloacid dehalogenase-like hydrolase domain-containing protein Sgpp isoform X2, protein MNGFSDLNSSVSKPSLSHLAPLEAILFDVDGTLCDSDPIHLIAFQELLQQIGFNNGVPIDEKFFIENIGGKHNSEIALALFPNDVTRGLTFCEEKEALYRKLVAEKIKPLDGLIKLTKWIEERGLKRAAVTNAPKENAELMISKLGLTDFFQAVILGSECEYPKPHPGPYLKALEVLNVSKEHTLVFEDSVSGIKAGVAAGMPVVGLTTGNPASMLMQAKPAFLIENYADPKLWAVLEELDNKGSFLKS, encoded by the exons ATGAATGGCTTCTCCGATCTTAACTCTTCTGTGAG CAAaccttctctctctcatcttGCTCCTTTAGAAGCCATTCTCTTTGATGTTGATGGAACTCTCTGTGACTCTGATCCTATCCACCTTATTGCCTTTCAAGAACTGCTCCAACAG ATTGGTTTTAACAACGGTGTACCAATCGACGAGAAGTTCTTTATTGAGAACATTGGTGGAAAACATAACTCTGAGATTGCTCTTGCTCTCTTCCCTAATGATGTTACAAGAGGGTTAACATTTTGTGAGGAAAAGGAAGCTCTTTACCGCAA ACTTGTAGCAGAGAAGATAAAGCCACTTGACGGGCTTATAAAACTAACCAAATGGATAGAGGAACGTGGACTGAAGCGAGCTGCTGTGACGAACGCTCCGAAAGAAAACGCAGAGCTCATGATATCCAAACTTGGTCTGACTGATTTCTTCCAGGCAGTGATTCTTGGGTCTGAATGTGAGTACCCCAAACCACACCCGGGGCCGTACTTGAAGGCTCTTGAAGTGCTTAACGTGTCGAAGGAGCATACGTTAGTTTTCGAGGACTCAGTCTCTGGGATCAAAGCTGGAGTTGCAGCTGGAATGCCTGTGGTTGGACTTACTACAGGTAATCCAGCAAGCATGCTGATGCAAGCAAAACCGGCTTTTCTCATTGAGAACTATGCTGATCCAAAACTGTGGGCTGTGTTGGAAGAACTTGATAACAAGGGGAGTTTTCTAAAGTCTTGA
- the LOC125606846 gene encoding haloacid dehalogenase-like hydrolase domain-containing protein Sgpp isoform X1, which translates to MNGFSDLNSSVSSKPSLSHLAPLEAILFDVDGTLCDSDPIHLIAFQELLQQIGFNNGVPIDEKFFIENIGGKHNSEIALALFPNDVTRGLTFCEEKEALYRKLVAEKIKPLDGLIKLTKWIEERGLKRAAVTNAPKENAELMISKLGLTDFFQAVILGSECEYPKPHPGPYLKALEVLNVSKEHTLVFEDSVSGIKAGVAAGMPVVGLTTGNPASMLMQAKPAFLIENYADPKLWAVLEELDNKGSFLKS; encoded by the exons ATGAATGGCTTCTCCGATCTTAACTCTTCTGTGAG CAGCAAaccttctctctctcatcttGCTCCTTTAGAAGCCATTCTCTTTGATGTTGATGGAACTCTCTGTGACTCTGATCCTATCCACCTTATTGCCTTTCAAGAACTGCTCCAACAG ATTGGTTTTAACAACGGTGTACCAATCGACGAGAAGTTCTTTATTGAGAACATTGGTGGAAAACATAACTCTGAGATTGCTCTTGCTCTCTTCCCTAATGATGTTACAAGAGGGTTAACATTTTGTGAGGAAAAGGAAGCTCTTTACCGCAA ACTTGTAGCAGAGAAGATAAAGCCACTTGACGGGCTTATAAAACTAACCAAATGGATAGAGGAACGTGGACTGAAGCGAGCTGCTGTGACGAACGCTCCGAAAGAAAACGCAGAGCTCATGATATCCAAACTTGGTCTGACTGATTTCTTCCAGGCAGTGATTCTTGGGTCTGAATGTGAGTACCCCAAACCACACCCGGGGCCGTACTTGAAGGCTCTTGAAGTGCTTAACGTGTCGAAGGAGCATACGTTAGTTTTCGAGGACTCAGTCTCTGGGATCAAAGCTGGAGTTGCAGCTGGAATGCCTGTGGTTGGACTTACTACAGGTAATCCAGCAAGCATGCTGATGCAAGCAAAACCGGCTTTTCTCATTGAGAACTATGCTGATCCAAAACTGTGGGCTGTGTTGGAAGAACTTGATAACAAGGGGAGTTTTCTAAAGTCTTGA